A single region of the Sulfurimonas sp. genome encodes:
- a CDS encoding S1 RNA-binding domain-containing protein: protein MQQNKHLELGVINTLLIDRETPHGLFLISEDEKDVLLPKAYVTEDMEVGSLIDVFLYTDSEDRLIATTLTPKAKLDEFGFFEVVDVAKFGAFVNWGLPKDLLVPNKLQKSPFKIGQKRFLKVVYDERTHRLVGSEKTQDFFIHKPKGLKPHQEVKIIIIAKTPLGFKCIVEDKYEGLIYKNEVFQKIDIGDETKAYIKTVRKDGNLDISLQPSGNKKKSSDADQVLQLLKDNGGLMPYNYKSDADLISDVFSMSKKSFKKSLTKLQDDGIIEVKDTGIYLKVN, encoded by the coding sequence ATGCAACAAAATAAACACCTGGAATTAGGCGTAATAAATACGCTTCTAATTGATAGAGAAACACCTCATGGACTTTTTTTAATATCTGAAGATGAAAAAGATGTACTGCTTCCAAAAGCTTATGTAACTGAGGATATGGAAGTAGGATCTCTTATAGATGTATTTTTATATACTGACTCAGAAGATAGATTAATAGCAACAACACTAACACCAAAAGCTAAGTTAGATGAATTTGGCTTTTTTGAAGTTGTGGATGTGGCAAAATTCGGTGCATTCGTGAACTGGGGCTTGCCAAAAGATCTTCTAGTTCCAAACAAACTGCAAAAATCACCATTTAAAATAGGTCAAAAACGCTTTTTAAAAGTTGTTTACGATGAACGCACACACAGACTTGTCGGAAGTGAAAAAACACAAGATTTTTTTATTCACAAACCAAAGGGATTAAAACCGCATCAAGAGGTTAAGATAATTATTATTGCCAAAACACCGCTTGGTTTTAAGTGTATAGTTGAAGATAAATATGAAGGTTTGATTTATAAAAATGAAGTTTTTCAAAAAATTGATATAGGTGATGAAACAAAAGCTTATATCAAGACTGTAAGAAAAGACGGTAACTTAGATATCTCACTTCAACCAAGTGGAAATAAGAAAAAAAGCAGTGATGCTGATCAAGTTTTACAACTTTTAAAAGATAACGGCGGGCTTATGCCTTATAACTATAAAAGTGATGCAGACCTAATAAGCGATGTTTTTTCCATGAGTAAAAAATCTTTTAAAAAGAGTTTAACTAAATTACAAGATGATGGTATAATTGAAGTCAAAGATACCGGCATCTATCTAAAGGTAAATTGA
- a CDS encoding sulfurtransferase gives MKKIFFLILTALNIYAYDPFISAQTLKGILDDKELVLIDVSDSYEKSHIIGAQSLDVDVLLKDELYTPLIDNEDMQDLFRDMGINNSSTIVIYGRSNNTDIENAAFLAYVLISKGFENVTILDGGYMAWVFEYDLFTTTKEPEIEDGFISLYDNNLSVDFSYIKENQDTFFIDARYPQLYYGISEDEDDKYIGHILGAKNSYYAYKFSRDKTLRSQNELDEFYKDGLGIDRAKNIVIYANNPKEAAVEWYIIHQHLGNKNAKIYYNSFKEYVDWDMETERFKWE, from the coding sequence ATGAAGAAAATATTTTTTTTAATTTTAACAGCTCTGAATATTTATGCATATGATCCTTTTATAAGTGCACAAACTTTAAAAGGTATTTTAGATGATAAAGAATTAGTTTTAATAGATGTTAGTGACAGCTATGAAAAGAGTCATATTATAGGTGCACAAAGTTTAGATGTAGATGTACTGCTAAAAGATGAATTATACACCCCTTTAATTGATAATGAAGACATGCAGGATCTTTTTAGAGATATGGGTATAAATAATAGTTCAACTATAGTAATCTATGGTAGAAGTAATAATACAGATATAGAAAATGCAGCATTTTTAGCATATGTTTTAATATCTAAAGGTTTTGAAAATGTAACAATACTTGATGGTGGATATATGGCATGGGTATTTGAATATGATCTGTTTACTACAACAAAAGAACCTGAAATAGAAGATGGTTTTATTAGCTTATATGATAATAACTTATCAGTAGATTTTAGTTATATAAAAGAGAATCAAGATACTTTTTTTATAGATGCCAGATATCCTCAATTATATTATGGAATATCTGAAGATGAAGATGATAAGTATATAGGACATATTTTAGGTGCTAAAAACTCTTACTATGCATATAAATTTTCAAGAGATAAAACTCTGCGCAGCCAAAATGAATTAGATGAATTTTACAAAGATGGTTTAGGTATAGATAGAGCAAAAAATATTGTAATATATGCAAATAATCCAAAAGAAGCTGCTGTAGAGTGGTATATAATTCACCAACACCTAGGGAATAAAAACGCTAAGATCTACTATAATTCATTTAAAGAATATGTTGATTGGGATATGGAAACAGAGCGTTTTAAGTGGGAATAG
- a CDS encoding lysophospholipid acyltransferase family protein, whose product MTFNQLKMAIYATYLTNIYGYKLTKVSDVQDKKKLRTEYSNRLLSKLNIEIKVINEDKIPKDGQYLLLSNHRTIIDPSIVEIATQNSNIYGHWIAKKELYNSFFFGMFVRNAGTILLDRESSQMSGFFKDIRKVVKSGDSVYIFPEGTRNQTDDVLGEFKGGAEKIAKMNKIDMLPAFIRGRADQTLKDAIRDSSEHRVIEIEFGDLISYEDNIDSIEELYKQRFNL is encoded by the coding sequence ATGACATTTAACCAGCTTAAAATGGCTATTTATGCGACATACTTAACAAATATATATGGATATAAATTAACAAAAGTTTCAGACGTACAGGATAAAAAAAAGTTAAGAACTGAGTATTCAAACAGATTATTATCAAAACTAAATATAGAGATAAAAGTTATAAATGAAGACAAAATTCCAAAAGATGGACAATACCTTTTATTATCAAATCATCGCACAATTATAGACCCTTCAATTGTAGAAATAGCTACCCAAAACAGTAATATATATGGTCATTGGATAGCTAAGAAAGAATTGTATAACTCTTTCTTTTTTGGTATGTTCGTAAGAAATGCAGGTACTATTTTGTTAGATAGAGAGTCATCTCAGATGAGCGGTTTTTTCAAAGACATAAGAAAAGTAGTTAAATCAGGTGATAGTGTGTACATATTTCCAGAAGGTACGAGAAATCAGACTGATGACGTGCTTGGAGAGTTCAAAGGCGGGGCTGAAAAGATAGCAAAAATGAACAAAATAGATATGCTTCCTGCTTTTATACGCGGTCGTGCAGATCAAACACTTAAAGATGCTATTAGAGATTCTAGCGAGCATAGAGTTATTGAGATTGAATTTGGTGATTTGATATCTTATGAAGATAATATAGATTCAATTGAAGAGCTATATAAACAGAGGTTTAATTTATAA
- a CDS encoding chorismate mutase — MKECKTLAEVREEIDKIDDEIVELIAKRNRYIHQAAKFKNSIDEVKADDRIEEVKQRVRAKAIELDVSPNLISELFTKMIDEMVESEIAQFRDTTNF, encoded by the coding sequence ATGAAAGAGTGTAAAACGTTAGCAGAGGTTAGAGAAGAGATCGATAAAATAGATGATGAAATAGTTGAACTTATAGCTAAAAGAAATCGTTATATTCACCAAGCTGCAAAATTTAAAAACTCTATTGATGAAGTTAAAGCTGATGATAGAATAGAAGAGGTAAAGCAGCGTGTACGTGCAAAAGCTATTGAGTTAGATGTGTCTCCAAACCTTATTAGTGAGCTTTTTACAAAAATGATAGATGAGATGGTAGAATCTGAGATAGCTCAGTTTCGTGATACTACAAACTTTTAA
- a CDS encoding APC family permease produces the protein MPNIHRKRNKSLGLPELIAIALGGMIGGGIFSVLGISVSMIGVYTPIAFIVGGVLALLAAYSYVKLALYYRDEGATYSFYKKTFPKSKFAASVVGWWVTFGYISTLALYSYTFASYAISGFEFANSEIARKAVAGFIILLFTLVNVWSVKGMGKIEDIMVYTKLVILIIISFVLINNSNTTIPTIIQNHEDMQISSVLIVASLTFVAYEGFQLVINAVNEMENPRLNIPRAIYSSIVITTLVYAVIAIGAIMAIPFENIIQNQEYALASGAGEVLGNIGAELVIIGALLATSSAISGTLFGASRLMSVIANDGYFPKFLTKRENNIPVYSIVTMALLTFCLILSGNLVVILEFGSVTFLLVSLLMAYANFKIRSVTNSSLIVTLISVFGLISGTLAILFYESSTDIEQIYYIGGLYMLLTFFAWVFTYRSN, from the coding sequence ATGCCAAATATTCATAGAAAACGAAATAAATCTTTAGGCTTACCTGAGCTTATTGCCATAGCACTAGGCGGTATGATTGGTGGCGGGATATTCTCTGTTTTAGGGATATCTGTCTCTATGATCGGCGTATACACACCGATAGCTTTTATAGTAGGTGGAGTGCTTGCTCTGCTTGCAGCTTATTCATATGTGAAACTCGCCCTGTATTACAGGGATGAGGGTGCTACTTACTCTTTTTATAAAAAAACATTTCCAAAATCAAAATTTGCAGCATCAGTAGTTGGGTGGTGGGTGACATTTGGTTATATAAGTACGCTTGCTCTGTACTCATATACTTTTGCGTCTTACGCGATCAGCGGATTTGAATTTGCAAACAGTGAAATAGCCAGAAAAGCGGTCGCAGGATTTATAATACTGCTCTTTACACTTGTTAATGTTTGGAGTGTTAAGGGGATGGGAAAAATAGAAGATATTATGGTTTATACGAAACTGGTGATTTTAATAATAATCTCATTTGTTCTTATAAACAACTCAAACACTACTATCCCCACTATTATACAAAACCATGAAGATATGCAAATATCATCTGTCCTTATCGTAGCGTCACTGACTTTTGTTGCTTATGAGGGGTTTCAGCTCGTTATAAATGCGGTAAATGAGATGGAAAATCCAAGACTAAATATACCTAGGGCAATCTACAGCTCAATAGTGATTACAACTTTGGTTTATGCAGTTATTGCAATAGGTGCTATTATGGCTATACCGTTTGAGAATATCATACAAAATCAGGAATACGCTCTGGCTTCAGGTGCAGGTGAAGTTCTTGGAAATATAGGAGCTGAGCTTGTGATCATTGGTGCGCTTTTAGCTACAAGTTCTGCGATTAGCGGGACACTTTTTGGAGCTTCAAGATTGATGTCTGTAATAGCAAACGATGGATATTTTCCAAAATTTTTAACAAAAAGAGAAAACAATATTCCGGTATACTCAATTGTGACAATGGCTTTACTTACATTTTGTTTGATTCTTAGCGGTAATTTGGTTGTTATACTTGAGTTTGGGAGTGTGACGTTTTTGCTTGTCTCACTGCTTATGGCATATGCAAATTTTAAAATTCGAAGTGTTACAAACTCATCGCTTATTGTAACCCTCATATCAGTTTTTGGTCTTATATCTGGTACATTAGCTATACTTTTTTATGAATCATCAACAGATATAGAACAGATCTATTATATAGGTGGATTATATATGCTTCTTACTTTTTTTGCCTGGGTTTTTACATATAGAAGTAATTAA
- a CDS encoding MlaD family protein produces MQYDKIKIIVGIFVLVLLVTITSFLYMVMDEKGTFNKRYTFHFNTASAESFHVGMPLKFSGFNIGVIDLMKLRSNGSVKMEFSVPEENKKWITKDSVLIIKKPLIGASHIELYSAFDNPLLEDGGELMLIMNDDINDMVDKLHPLIDKVISIVTNVDKITKKLSSNDSLLTSLTGSEQTSKDFQKILQSLAVMMDDIKKITKNLDKDIVSPASSAVGELDKILKDVNQKLKDLDGTVKAVGSFDTELEDIKTQISSGLQKSNELMDKVDAILVDEKNFEVKLP; encoded by the coding sequence TTGCAATACGATAAGATAAAAATTATTGTCGGTATTTTTGTTTTAGTACTTTTGGTAACTATAACATCATTTTTATATATGGTTATGGATGAGAAGGGTACGTTCAACAAACGCTACACTTTCCACTTTAATACCGCATCAGCAGAGTCTTTCCATGTCGGTATGCCGCTAAAATTTTCCGGTTTTAATATTGGTGTAATAGATTTGATGAAACTTCGCTCAAACGGAAGTGTAAAGATGGAGTTTTCCGTACCTGAAGAAAATAAAAAATGGATAACTAAAGATTCGGTACTGATCATTAAAAAACCGCTAATCGGAGCTTCACATATAGAGCTTTACTCTGCTTTTGACAACCCTTTACTCGAAGATGGTGGAGAGTTGATGTTGATCATGAATGACGATATAAACGACATGGTAGATAAACTGCATCCACTTATAGACAAGGTTATAAGTATTGTAACTAATGTAGATAAAATAACAAAAAAACTATCTTCGAATGATTCGCTGCTTACATCATTAACAGGTTCTGAACAGACAAGTAAAGATTTTCAAAAGATACTGCAAAGTCTTGCCGTTATGATGGATGATATAAAAAAGATTACAAAAAATTTAGATAAAGATATTGTAAGTCCTGCATCATCTGCCGTTGGCGAATTAGACAAGATACTAAAAGACGTAAATCAAAAATTAAAAGATCTGGATGGAACTGTCAAAGCTGTAGGATCTTTTGATACTGAACTAGAAGATATAAAAACACAAATTAGCTCAGGTCTGCAAAAATCAAATGAATTAATGGATAAGGTTGATGCAATTTTAGTTGATGAAAAAAACTTTGAGGTAAAATTACCATGA
- the glyQ gene encoding glycine--tRNA ligase subunit alpha — translation MITFSEMLLKLQEFWMKEGCNIVQPYDIPAGAGTFHPATFLRSLDSTPWATAYVAPSRRPTDGRYGENPNRLGSYYQFQALIKPSPDNIQELYLKSLEYLGLDVSKHDIRFVEDNWESPTLGAWGLGWEVWLNGMEVTQFTYFQQVGGVECNPVAVEITYGTERLAMYLQGVDSVFDIVWNENEHGKTLYKDVHKESEIEFSKYNFEVADTDMLFAEFNAKSEECLKTLEAGLPLPAYDLCMMASNTFNVLDARKAISQTERQNYILKIRELSKGCAELYKAQEEERLKRVKG, via the coding sequence ATGATAACTTTTAGTGAGATGCTATTAAAACTTCAAGAGTTTTGGATGAAAGAGGGTTGTAATATTGTTCAGCCTTACGATATTCCAGCGGGTGCGGGGACATTTCACCCGGCTACGTTTTTACGCTCACTAGACTCAACTCCTTGGGCTACGGCTTATGTAGCACCTTCTCGCCGTCCTACTGATGGGCGTTACGGAGAGAACCCAAATAGACTTGGATCGTACTATCAGTTTCAGGCACTTATAAAACCATCACCGGATAATATTCAAGAGCTTTATCTAAAATCATTAGAGTATTTAGGTCTTGATGTAAGTAAACACGATATCCGTTTTGTTGAAGATAACTGGGAGTCTCCTACACTTGGTGCATGGGGTCTTGGTTGGGAAGTATGGTTAAACGGTATGGAAGTTACTCAGTTTACTTACTTCCAACAAGTAGGTGGTGTTGAGTGTAATCCAGTTGCAGTTGAGATCACTTATGGAACTGAGCGTTTAGCTATGTATCTTCAGGGAGTTGACTCTGTTTTTGACATTGTTTGGAATGAGAACGAACACGGTAAGACTCTATATAAAGATGTGCATAAAGAGAGTGAAATAGAATTCTCTAAATATAACTTTGAAGTAGCAGACACTGATATGCTTTTTGCAGAGTTTAACGCAAAAAGCGAAGAGTGTTTAAAAACTCTTGAAGCTGGTCTTCCTCTGCCTGCATATGATCTATGTATGATGGCATCAAATACTTTTAACGTTTTAGATGCAAGAAAAGCAATCTCTCAAACTGAGCGTCAAAACTACATACTGAAAATTCGTGAACTTTCAAAAGGTTGTGCCGAACTATATAAGGCTCAAGAGGAAGAAAGACTAAAAAGAGTCAAAGGTTAA
- a CDS encoding MlaE family ABC transporter permease produces the protein MFGFLQSIGDKTIKIFFSFYEAIVFIGICLIHMINPKSYNPAMRVVLVKQIYFTSIGILPIFSFMAILFGTIFIGIIIYFATLYGLEDDIGEILVTFAIKEFSPFFTTLLIALRSSTAINTEIAVMKVNKEIDSLRAFKIDFIDYLFLPRIISGVVSVTALSTLFAIIMLLGGYLFTLFYMNMDFHTYKSILISAIDFEDLAVLILKAMSFGFVIMMIPIYSGLKTAHGYTAIPISVLNGMMKLFIAIFFVEVLSLLIQWI, from the coding sequence TTGTTTGGATTTTTGCAAAGCATAGGTGATAAAACAATAAAGATATTTTTCTCATTTTATGAGGCTATTGTATTTATCGGTATATGTTTAATCCACATGATTAATCCAAAAAGCTACAATCCAGCAATGCGTGTCGTTTTGGTAAAACAGATATATTTTACATCTATTGGAATTTTGCCAATATTTTCATTTATGGCTATCTTGTTTGGTACTATATTCATCGGAATAATTATATACTTTGCCACACTTTACGGTCTTGAAGATGACATAGGTGAAATACTGGTTACATTTGCCATTAAAGAGTTCTCACCGTTTTTTACAACACTTCTTATTGCACTTCGGTCATCTACTGCCATTAATACCGAGATCGCAGTTATGAAAGTAAATAAAGAGATAGATAGCCTAAGAGCGTTCAAAATAGATTTTATAGATTATCTGTTTTTACCAAGAATTATAAGCGGTGTAGTCAGTGTGACTGCTCTATCAACTCTTTTTGCTATTATTATGCTTTTAGGCGGTTATCTTTTTACCCTTTTTTATATGAATATGGATTTTCATACATATAAATCGATACTTATAAGTGCTATAGATTTTGAAGATCTGGCAGTGTTAATACTAAAGGCGATGTCTTTTGGTTTTGTTATCATGATGATTCCGATTTATAGCGGTTTAAAAACTGCTCACGGGTATACCGCGATTCCAATCTCTGTTCTTAATGGGATGATGAAGCTTTTTATAGCTATCTTTTTTGTAGAGGTGTTATCATTACTAATTCAATGGATTTAA
- a CDS encoding AAA family ATPase has product MSQTLIGQIERILFESDDGFFIAVLKSGEKISGTYFESDVSHIKKSAVTLSGEWHEHKKYGKTFKFDSIKVNQNQLFFFLNKIVKGFTKKLSAELIEHFGQEGLVDILDNDIERLLEFNGIKEKRLKKIQTSWKKFRSMRELGEFLSPYDVSPALLTTIASALKDVEEPCSKIKNNPYILTSIQGIGFKRADELALKMGVKESDENRLSSAMDYVLLDYCESQGNSCIAKDILFNGLNELLGFSDVNLYEAILVERVAEQSIVLMKNGRVSPARLYDSEKYLYDEFTRRAKKKNDVLVKNLDAFLEDSELKLGDQQLEAVKTINDGANILFLVGYAGTGKSTTSKTLLKLLNTKYNEKEIMTCALSGIASQRIADTTGYESATIQSLLVKFEDRDDFPFSVMLIDEASMINSSLFARLLAKIHRDAILIIVGDDAQLPPIGAGNVLSDMLTLNITPIVKLTRIYRQSEDQAITLIANDIRQGIVPQYRAKYDDFEFVDISMPNYYALKNQLSQNQLSDLREQNSQNIINHMLHLVVASLEKARYRLKNKEIKEYLNYFQVITPMKGGSLGTTNLNKVLQEYFNPNPKKCVKRGELEFRLMDKVVHTKNENMTSWSGDAFKENEDSAQRRIFNGMSGLLFKIDEDEEQVFVFYPNEDVVVVYEYDELKNYLMLSYALTIHKVQGMEYDIVVMPMSFSHFIMHNTKLIYTAITRAKHRCIIIGESAAFESGCRKFEQTRRDTVLLEL; this is encoded by the coding sequence TTGTCGCAAACTCTTATAGGTCAGATAGAACGAATACTTTTTGAAAGTGATGATGGTTTTTTTATAGCTGTTTTAAAGAGTGGAGAGAAGATATCTGGCACCTATTTTGAGAGTGATGTTAGCCATATAAAAAAGTCTGCCGTTACACTTAGCGGAGAGTGGCATGAACATAAAAAATACGGTAAAACATTTAAGTTTGACTCAATCAAAGTAAACCAAAATCAGCTCTTTTTCTTTTTAAATAAGATCGTAAAAGGTTTTACTAAAAAATTATCTGCAGAATTAATTGAGCATTTTGGACAAGAGGGACTTGTAGATATACTTGACAACGATATTGAAAGACTTTTAGAGTTTAACGGCATAAAAGAAAAAAGACTTAAAAAGATTCAAACTTCGTGGAAAAAGTTTCGCTCCATGCGTGAACTGGGTGAATTTTTAAGCCCATATGATGTTTCTCCTGCACTTTTAACGACTATAGCTTCGGCACTTAAAGATGTGGAAGAACCATGTTCTAAAATAAAAAACAATCCATATATTTTAACTTCTATACAAGGGATCGGCTTTAAGCGTGCAGATGAATTGGCACTGAAGATGGGTGTAAAAGAATCTGATGAAAATCGTCTTAGTTCTGCTATGGATTATGTACTTTTGGACTATTGTGAATCTCAGGGTAATTCATGTATAGCTAAAGATATATTATTTAATGGACTAAATGAACTGCTTGGTTTTTCGGATGTAAATCTGTATGAAGCTATATTGGTAGAGCGCGTGGCTGAACAAAGCATAGTTCTTATGAAAAACGGTAGGGTCTCACCTGCAAGACTTTATGATTCCGAAAAATATCTGTATGATGAGTTCACTCGTCGTGCAAAAAAGAAAAACGATGTTTTAGTTAAAAATTTAGATGCTTTTTTGGAAGATAGTGAACTAAAACTGGGTGATCAGCAGCTAGAAGCTGTAAAGACTATAAATGATGGTGCAAATATCTTGTTCCTTGTCGGTTATGCAGGAACTGGTAAATCAACTACGTCAAAGACTCTTTTAAAACTTTTAAATACAAAGTACAATGAAAAAGAGATCATGACGTGTGCACTAAGCGGTATAGCATCTCAGAGAATTGCAGATACGACAGGTTATGAATCTGCTACTATCCAATCACTTTTGGTCAAGTTTGAAGACAGAGATGATTTTCCATTCTCAGTTATGCTGATCGATGAAGCTTCTATGATCAACTCTTCACTTTTTGCAAGGCTTCTTGCAAAAATTCACCGTGATGCAATTTTAATAATAGTAGGTGATGATGCACAGCTTCCACCTATAGGTGCTGGAAATGTGCTTAGCGATATGTTAACGCTTAACATTACACCTATAGTTAAGCTTACAAGGATCTATCGACAAAGTGAAGATCAAGCCATAACTTTGATAGCCAATGATATTCGTCAGGGTATAGTTCCTCAGTATCGTGCTAAATATGATGACTTTGAGTTTGTAGATATAAGTATGCCAAATTATTATGCTCTAAAAAATCAGCTCTCTCAAAACCAACTAAGTGATCTTCGTGAACAAAACTCACAAAATATTATAAACCATATGCTACATCTTGTAGTCGCTTCGCTTGAAAAAGCAAGATACAGACTTAAAAACAAAGAGATCAAAGAGTATCTAAACTATTTTCAAGTGATCACACCTATGAAGGGCGGTAGTTTAGGAACTACGAACTTAAATAAAGTTTTGCAAGAGTATTTTAACCCTAATCCTAAAAAGTGTGTAAAACGAGGTGAATTAGAATTTCGTTTGATGGACAAAGTAGTTCACACTAAAAATGAAAATATGACCTCGTGGAGCGGTGACGCTTTTAAAGAGAATGAAGATTCGGCACAAAGGCGTATTTTTAACGGTATGAGCGGACTTTTATTTAAGATAGATGAGGATGAAGAACAGGTGTTCGTGTTTTATCCAAATGAAGATGTGGTTGTAGTTTACGAATATGATGAGTTAAAAAACTATCTTATGTTATCATATGCACTTACTATCCATAAAGTACAAGGGATGGAGTACGATATAGTTGTGATGCCTATGAGTTTTTCTCATTTTATTATGCACAACACTAAGCTTATATATACGGCTATTACAAGAGCTAAACACAGATGTATAATAATAGGTGAGAGTGCAGCTTTTGAGAGCGGATGCAGAAAGTTTGAACAGACAAGGCGAGATACTGTTTTATTAGAATTGTAA
- a CDS encoding rhodanese-like domain-containing protein, whose translation MDTIKDSAHLDLEQLAQRRAEVYLTEQFKKLIAHAEKEVKQIEPDELDLSDLNILLLDVREPEEFASGYLRKENHMTIPRGKLEFVAIKKIFEKYGHDVPIVTYCFKGPRGLLAAEQLKKMGFTNVKNIRNGLVNWLDSGRTLNSYFGEITLVKK comes from the coding sequence ATGGACACTATTAAAGATTCGGCACACCTAGACCTGGAGCAGTTGGCACAAAGACGTGCTGAAGTTTATCTAACTGAGCAATTTAAGAAACTAATTGCTCATGCGGAAAAAGAGGTTAAGCAAATTGAACCGGACGAACTTGATCTAAGTGATTTAAACATACTTCTTTTAGATGTAAGAGAACCTGAAGAGTTTGCAAGCGGATATTTGAGAAAAGAAAACCACATGACTATTCCTAGAGGAAAACTTGAGTTTGTAGCTATAAAAAAGATATTTGAAAAATATGGTCATGATGTACCTATTGTAACTTACTGTTTCAAAGGTCCACGGGGACTTTTAGCAGCAGAGCAGCTTAAAAAAATGGGGTTTACAAATGTAAAAAATATAAGAAACGGTTTAGTTAACTGGCTTGATAGTGGAAGGACACTTAATAGTTATTTTGGTGAAATTACTTTAGTTAAAAAATAG